One Setaria italica strain Yugu1 chromosome II, Setaria_italica_v2.0, whole genome shotgun sequence DNA segment encodes these proteins:
- the LOC101778191 gene encoding glutathione S-transferase T3: MDPRLPSGFSNCKSYPNGPPGMPNPANFHQPQFPQHVSFSHPSYAMSVPHQQFPQQHLYPPNIQYVVVQPQYAPFSLHQPPPQPAGAMSAPPPPTTGTMPLPALPLQPPPAGVVPFMSVSYSGTPHSVTVPDVQDTVSVDNDENAEPERTARRLNWSEVEDLRLIHAWLNTSKPNGSKKNDAHWGNVAKLYNSSTPKDRRRARNQLKLHWHKINKKTSHFYDCWCRVEEKYSSLQSGKLKQMDKTWSKYDEEARAMYLEEAKHRFTLSHLWKAVWDQPKWKNYISSLYSKGTKLSESGDGTSSSEDASDTSEKEMDEQESMPAKKKWEGECKVASPPLELQQDIRSSVDPQNMFEKNPLMADTSRIHEFQHGKEKLMPDTSRFNEFHNENAVRDNMPEKERHPQGCNASTVRNSAPEKETRQQGSKMAKSKRKRKGNASIPSSEVQEDIKRAMDLQNMLQKDREKMSEVQLRLSKEKLELARLKQQEAKDKKETTLYEKYTELLMADTQRFNDFQNEEHKKAVKRMGEMLFGKDGM; the protein is encoded by the exons ATGGATCCTCGTCTTCCTAGTGGGTTTTCAAATTGTAAGAGTTACCCAAATGGACCACCAGGAATGCCCAATCCTGCGAACTTCCATCAACCTCAGTTTCCACAGCATGTCTCATTTTCCCATCCATCGTATGCCATGAGTGTTCCACACCAGCAATTTCCCCAGCAACACCTATACCCACCAAATATCCAGTATGTTGTTGTTCAGCCACAATATGCTCCATTCTCACTGCACCAACCACCACCTCAGCCTGCTGGGGCAATGTCAGCACCACCGCCTCCAACAACAGGAACTATGCCACTACCTGCACTACCACTTCAACCTCCACCTGCTGGAGTTGTGCCATTTATGTCTGTGTCATACTCGGGGACCCCACATTCTGTAACTGTTCCAGATGTTCAAGACACTGTTAGTGTAGACAATGATGAGAATGCTGAACCTGAAAGAACTGCTAGGAGACTGAACTGGTCAGAAGTGGAGGACTTAAGACTG ATTCATGCTTGGTTGAATACTTCCAAGCCAAATGGTTCCAAGAAGAATGATGCACATTGGGGAAATGTTGCTAAGCTGTACAATAGCAGCACTCCAAAAGATCGGAGAAGGGCACGGAATCAATTGAAACTCCACTGGCATAAGATTAACAAGAAAACTTCCCACTTCTATGACTGTTGGTGCCGAGTTGAGGAGAAATATTCCAGTCTGCAGTCTGGCAAATTGAAACAGATGGACAAAACATGGTCAAAGTATGATGAGGAAGCAAGGGCAATGTACCTTGAGGAAGCAAAACATCGTTTCACTTTGAGCCATCTTTGGAAAGCTGTCTGGGACCAACCCAAGTGGAAAAATTATATCTCTTCATTATACTCCAAGGGTACCAAATTGTCTGAATCTGGGGACGGCACATCATCCTCTGAGGATGCCAGTGATACATCTGAAAAAGAAATGGATGAACAAGAAAGCATGCCTGCAAAAAAGAAATGGGAAGGTGAATGCAAGGTTGCCTCTCCTCCATTAGAGTTGCAACAAGATATTCGAAGCTCAGTGGATCCTCAAAACATGTTTGAGAAGAATCCTTTGATGGCAGACACTTCAAGGATACATGAGTTTCAGCATGGAAAGGAGAAACTGATGCCCGACACTTCAAGATTCAATGAATTTCACAATGAGAATGCAGTTAGGGACAATATGCCTGAAAAGGAAAGACATCCACAAGGTTGCAATGCAAGCACTGTGAGAAATAGTGCTCCTGAAAAAGAAACACGTCAACAAGGTTCCAAGATGGCAAAGTCCAAGAGGAAACGTAAAGGGAACGCATCAATTCCTTCCTCAGAGGTGCAGGAAGACATTAAACGTGCAATGGATCTGCAGAACATGCTTCAGAAGGATCGTGAGAAGATGTCAGAGGTACAACTCCGTCTCTCAAAAGAAAAGCTTGAGTTAGCAAGACTAAAGCAGCAGGAAGCGAAGgacaaaaaagaaacaacacTCTATGAGAAGTACACCGAGCTATTGATGGCTGACACTCAGCGGTTCAACGATTTTCAGAATGAAGAGCATAAAAAGGCAGTGAAGCGCATGGGAGAGATGCTATTCGGTAAAGATGGCATGTAA